The Candidatus Binataceae bacterium genome has a segment encoding these proteins:
- a CDS encoding polysaccharide biosynthesis/export family protein → MSPEQCLSAGALQASNDPQSYHIQSGDQLAINFYLNPEFNDEVPVSPDGHITLRLIGSVPAAGLTPSQLAANLDKAYLTELRSPDAAVIVKNMPGRQVYVQGQVNHPGAFPLEPGMTALQALADAGGVTSDAANNSVVLIRRDACGRPTGERLDLASAVDNPDKGEDAALMPYDVLVVPRSRIANMDLFVQQYIRGLLPVEPYLSLTPGI, encoded by the coding sequence ATGTCGCCGGAGCAATGCCTGAGCGCCGGTGCGCTTCAAGCGTCGAACGACCCGCAGAGCTATCACATACAGTCCGGTGATCAGTTGGCGATAAATTTCTATCTCAATCCCGAATTCAACGACGAAGTCCCAGTGAGTCCCGACGGCCATATAACGCTGCGGTTGATCGGGTCGGTGCCGGCGGCGGGTCTGACGCCGTCGCAGCTGGCCGCAAATCTCGACAAGGCCTACCTGACCGAGCTCCGCTCGCCCGACGCTGCGGTGATCGTGAAGAACATGCCGGGACGCCAGGTTTATGTGCAGGGCCAGGTCAACCATCCAGGCGCGTTTCCGCTGGAACCCGGAATGACGGCTTTGCAGGCGCTGGCCGACGCGGGCGGAGTGACCTCGGACGCGGCGAACAACAGCGTGGTGCTGATCCGGCGCGACGCGTGCGGCCGGCCGACGGGAGAACGGCTCGATCTGGCGAGCGCGGTCGATAATCCGGACAAGGGCGAGGACGCCGCGCTGATGCCATACGACGTATTGGTAGTGCCGCGCAGCAGGATCGCGAACATGGATCTGTTCGTCCAGCAGTACATCCGCGGCCTGCTGCCGGTCGAGCCATATCTCTCGCTGACACCGGGGATCTGA
- a CDS encoding AAA family ATPase, with the protein MYHQHFKLSGPPFQFTPMPGALYLSKTHREGLAALEWSLLHEPTGFTLLVGESGIGKTTLVCSILARCYANVRNAYISSPKLDFEQMMQVILAQLFRAAAGQSRLELSETFRQLLDDLTPGERLAIIIDEAQDLADETLEEFRLLSNLDTGAERRLQIVFVGQPELTERLAEPRMAALNDRIGSRARLTPLEPDEMLDYIDSRLRTKGGTAKKIFAAAALKHLVRHSSGIPRRANVLCHNALLFGFAAGRTRVSLKMATAAVSEFEVPLAGKSSTRKQPQAAPQPKSLAQAALAVGVLVLAALGALYAWSSQSWPTSRETHATQRGEALRPQTAPVVPETEKLPALPLPALETIIGG; encoded by the coding sequence ATGTACCATCAGCACTTCAAACTGAGCGGCCCGCCGTTCCAGTTCACACCGATGCCGGGCGCGCTCTACCTGAGCAAGACCCATCGAGAGGGTCTGGCCGCGCTGGAGTGGAGCCTGCTCCACGAACCGACCGGGTTCACGCTGCTGGTGGGCGAAAGCGGGATCGGCAAAACCACGCTGGTCTGCTCGATCCTGGCGCGATGCTACGCCAACGTCCGCAACGCCTATATCTCCAGCCCGAAACTGGACTTCGAGCAGATGATGCAGGTGATACTGGCGCAGCTTTTCCGCGCTGCAGCCGGCCAATCGAGGCTTGAGTTGAGCGAGACTTTCCGACAGCTGCTCGACGATCTTACGCCCGGCGAGCGCCTCGCGATAATCATCGACGAAGCCCAGGACCTCGCGGATGAGACGTTGGAAGAATTCAGACTGCTCTCCAATCTCGACACGGGCGCCGAGCGCCGCTTGCAAATCGTCTTCGTGGGCCAACCGGAGCTGACCGAGCGCCTGGCGGAGCCGCGGATGGCCGCGCTCAACGACCGAATCGGCTCGCGCGCGCGGCTTACGCCGCTCGAGCCTGATGAGATGCTCGACTATATCGACAGCCGTCTGCGGACCAAGGGCGGCACGGCAAAAAAGATATTCGCTGCGGCCGCGCTCAAACACCTGGTGCGGCACAGCAGTGGAATCCCGCGCCGCGCAAATGTGCTCTGCCACAACGCTTTGCTGTTCGGCTTCGCGGCAGGCCGCACGAGGGTCAGCCTGAAGATGGCCACCGCCGCGGTCAGCGAATTTGAAGTTCCGCTCGCCGGCAAATCGAGCACCCGCAAACAACCGCAGGCCGCGCCGCAGCCGAAGAGCCTCGCACAGGCAGCGCTCGCCGTGGGTGTTCTCGTCCTCGCCGCGCTCGGCGCTTTATACGCCTGGTCGTCACAAAGCTGGCCAACGTCGCGTGAAACGCACGCGACCCAGCGTGGGGAAGCGCTGCGGCCGCAGACCGCCCCCGTGGTTCCCGAAACGGAAAAGTTGCCGGCACTGCCGCTGCCGGCGCTGGAGACGATCATCGGCGGCTGA
- a CDS encoding Gfo/Idh/MocA family oxidoreductase, producing MNLFADATEVAGVRELERNGSANTHAVRRLRGVAVVGLGYWGPNWVRNFYQLQSADRIIACDLDRRRCERVRGLFPAAETALRFEDVVADPDVEGVIIATPVSSHYAMARRVLEAGKSVLVEKPLAMSPAEAADLMRIARRRGGVLMAGHTFEYSAPVLKIHEVISAGELGEVLYVSSIRANLGLFQHDVNVVWDLATHDISIILMIIGRMPEAVSCQGQSHYGNGVEDVALLGLHFADNVIAFVHVSWLDPNKIRRTTIVGSRKMLVYDDTAPQEKIRIYDKGVDVQRYYDTFGDFQFSYRYGDIQIPRIEEAEPLKAECEHFADCIRSGAAPRTDGLSGARVVSVLHAANLSLKNGGRKVAVENPARV from the coding sequence ATGAATCTATTTGCGGATGCGACGGAAGTTGCGGGGGTTCGGGAGCTCGAGCGCAATGGCAGCGCGAATACGCATGCGGTGCGACGGCTGCGCGGCGTCGCGGTGGTCGGCCTGGGTTATTGGGGACCCAACTGGGTGCGCAATTTTTATCAACTGCAGTCCGCCGATCGGATTATCGCTTGCGACCTCGACCGCCGCCGCTGCGAACGCGTCCGCGGCCTCTTTCCCGCTGCCGAAACCGCTTTGCGCTTCGAGGACGTGGTCGCGGATCCGGACGTCGAGGGCGTGATCATCGCAACTCCGGTCAGCAGCCATTACGCGATGGCGCGCCGCGTGCTGGAGGCGGGCAAGTCGGTGCTGGTCGAGAAACCGCTCGCGATGTCGCCGGCGGAGGCCGCCGATCTGATGCGGATCGCGCGGCGGCGCGGCGGTGTGCTGATGGCCGGACACACGTTCGAGTACAGCGCGCCGGTGCTCAAGATTCACGAGGTCATTTCCGCGGGCGAACTGGGCGAGGTCCTATACGTCAGCTCGATTCGAGCCAACCTCGGACTGTTCCAGCACGACGTAAACGTGGTCTGGGACCTCGCCACGCATGACATCTCGATCATCCTGATGATCATCGGACGGATGCCGGAGGCGGTGAGCTGCCAGGGGCAGAGCCACTACGGCAACGGAGTCGAGGACGTGGCGCTGCTCGGATTGCACTTCGCGGACAATGTGATTGCGTTTGTCCACGTGAGCTGGCTCGACCCCAACAAGATCCGCCGTACCACCATCGTCGGGTCGCGCAAGATGCTGGTGTACGACGATACAGCGCCCCAGGAAAAGATTCGCATCTACGACAAGGGCGTCGATGTGCAGCGCTACTACGATACCTTCGGCGATTTCCAGTTCTCTTACCGCTACGGGGACATCCAGATTCCGCGGATCGAGGAGGCAGAACCGCTGAAGGCCGAGTGCGAGCACTTCGCCGACTGTATCCGCAGCGGCGCCGCGCCGCGCACCGACGGACTTTCGGGTGCGCGCGTGGTGAGCGTGCTGCACGCCGCCAATCTTTCGCTGAAAAACGGGGGACGCAAGGTCGCGGTGGAGAACCCCGCGCGCGTGTAG
- a CDS encoding acyltransferase, whose product MPPYACVAGDVRLGARVRLSPFVNLYGCEVGADTRLGAFVEIQRGATIGRRCKISSHSFICSGVTIEDEVFVGHGVVFINDRKPRATTGNGTPQTERDWKMETTTVRRKASIGSGAVILCGVEIGEGAMIGAGAVVTRNVPSAAVVAGNPARVRDVDTFQVDTSYDQTKK is encoded by the coding sequence ATGCCTCCGTACGCTTGCGTGGCCGGCGACGTGCGCCTTGGCGCGCGCGTGCGGCTCAGCCCGTTCGTCAATCTTTACGGCTGCGAGGTCGGCGCCGACACCCGCCTCGGCGCGTTCGTCGAGATCCAGCGTGGCGCCACGATCGGCCGGCGCTGCAAGATCTCGAGCCACAGCTTCATCTGCTCCGGCGTAACGATCGAGGACGAAGTGTTCGTCGGCCACGGCGTGGTCTTCATCAATGACCGCAAGCCCCGCGCGACCACGGGCAACGGCACGCCGCAAACCGAGCGCGACTGGAAGATGGAGACGACGACGGTGCGGCGCAAAGCGTCGATCGGAAGCGGCGCGGTGATCCTTTGCGGCGTCGAAATCGGCGAGGGCGCGATGATAGGCGCCGGCGCGGTGGTGACGCGCAACGTGCCGTCTGCCGCGGTGGTCGCCGGCAATCCGGCCCGCGTACGGGACGTAGATACGTTCCAGGTGGATACGTCCTATGACCAGACGAAGAAGTGA
- a CDS encoding DegT/DnrJ/EryC1/StrS family aminotransferase yields the protein MQIKFADLVSQTAEVRERVERELVKIHLSAGYIGGPQVKAFEEEFAAYLGVRHVVSVANGTDALRLSLLAIGVGPGTEVITSPMTFIATAAAIRQTGARPTLVDIDPETCNIDPDALRRYLVERRRRSPHGLRAIVPVHLYGLPAAMREIQEIAIEFGLRIVEDACQAHGASFHDGQRWRYAGTLGAAGCFSFYPGKNLGAWGDGGAIATDSDELAERVRLLRDHGRLSHYAHQDYGYNSRLDAVQAAVLRVKLERLADWNRRRREVAELYRELLDGTGLVLPVEPEGFASAYHLYAIRSRRRDAIRQTLLGRNIECGIHYPVPLHLQPACRDLGYRPGDFPVSERIADTELSLPMHPHLTDAEVRCVAESVIAAARKPPVIFAGEHRRNPAVSALPPEHGE from the coding sequence ATGCAGATCAAATTTGCCGATTTGGTTTCACAGACTGCGGAAGTTCGCGAACGCGTCGAACGCGAACTGGTGAAAATCCATCTGAGTGCGGGCTACATAGGCGGCCCCCAGGTAAAAGCCTTTGAGGAGGAGTTCGCCGCTTACCTCGGCGTGCGCCACGTCGTCTCGGTTGCCAACGGCACCGATGCGCTCCGCCTCTCGCTGCTCGCGATCGGAGTCGGACCGGGCACCGAGGTGATTACGTCACCGATGACTTTTATCGCGACTGCCGCGGCGATCCGCCAGACCGGCGCGCGACCGACGCTTGTCGACATCGATCCTGAGACCTGCAACATCGACCCTGACGCGCTGCGCCGCTACCTGGTCGAGCGGCGCAGGCGCTCGCCGCACGGCCTGCGCGCGATCGTCCCGGTACATCTGTACGGCTTGCCCGCGGCGATGCGCGAGATCCAGGAAATCGCGATCGAGTTCGGCCTCAGGATCGTCGAGGACGCGTGCCAGGCGCATGGCGCGTCGTTTCATGACGGCCAACGCTGGCGCTACGCGGGAACGCTGGGCGCCGCCGGATGCTTCAGCTTCTATCCGGGGAAAAATCTTGGCGCATGGGGCGACGGCGGCGCGATCGCAACCGACAGCGACGAACTGGCGGAGCGGGTGCGATTGCTGCGCGACCACGGGCGCCTTTCGCATTACGCACATCAGGACTACGGCTACAATTCGCGGCTCGATGCGGTCCAGGCAGCGGTGCTGCGCGTGAAGCTCGAACGGTTGGCGGACTGGAACCGGCGCCGGCGTGAAGTAGCGGAACTCTACCGGGAACTGCTCGACGGCACCGGGCTCGTGCTGCCCGTCGAACCCGAGGGGTTCGCCTCGGCGTACCATCTCTACGCGATCCGCAGCCGCCGGCGCGACGCGATTCGCCAGACCCTGCTCGGCCGAAACATCGAGTGCGGCATCCACTATCCCGTGCCGCTGCATCTGCAGCCGGCCTGCCGCGACCTTGGTTATCGGCCCGGAGATTTTCCGGTTAGCGAACGCATCGCCGACACCGAGCTGTCGCTTCCGATGCATCCGCACCTGACCGACGCTGAAGTGCGATGCGTGGCCGAGTCCGTGATCGCAGCCGCGCGCAAGCCGCCAGTCATATTCGCCGGCGAACATCGCCGAAACCCGGCCGTCTCTGCACTCCCCCCGGAGCATGGCGAGTGA
- a CDS encoding sugar transferase has translation MFAGELQRQKALFAACDGLALMAAFAVALMLHDPSGAMEGRLLRNNPVLLCVDVLAIVCLWVMVFRACDLYRMRNGGLHELAGIVRGCSFAALLMVLVGFLAHLDVSRLTVMVGYLLSIPAVIVERMATRQCIRRFYANPKNAIPLVLIGCNRFARYLCDQILDEMTPYEIIGFLDDDCEVREYRGCPVLGPAERLGEIAALYPSLEAAVVLPDATRERQERIMGLCERQRLRWWLMPSLAKWPNGGLRVEMFGVVPLISPLGSNIEGLNFALKRAFDVVAATLILAASAPVLAVGALAIRLFDPGPILFRQTRVGIRGRLFNMLKLRTMRASGDDSSHRDYVRQWIRQGDAAARNGDGGDRVFKLTNDQRVTLVGRWLRRFSIDELPQLINVLRGEMSLIGPRPALPYELELYEPWHLRRLQAAPGITGLWQVSGRNRLSFDEMVRLDVEYMQGWSFAGDLRILARTVPAMLRGGGV, from the coding sequence ATGTTCGCCGGCGAACTACAGAGACAAAAGGCACTGTTCGCAGCCTGTGACGGCCTCGCCCTGATGGCCGCGTTCGCGGTGGCGCTGATGCTGCACGATCCGTCGGGCGCGATGGAGGGGCGGCTCCTGCGGAACAATCCGGTCCTGCTTTGTGTCGACGTGCTGGCCATCGTGTGCCTGTGGGTCATGGTGTTTCGCGCCTGCGACCTTTACCGGATGCGCAACGGCGGCCTGCACGAGTTAGCCGGGATCGTCCGCGGATGCTCGTTTGCGGCGCTCTTGATGGTGCTGGTCGGATTCCTCGCGCACCTGGATGTTTCGCGGCTCACCGTGATGGTGGGTTATCTGCTGAGCATTCCGGCCGTCATCGTGGAACGGATGGCGACGCGCCAGTGCATCCGGCGCTTTTACGCCAATCCCAAGAATGCGATTCCGCTCGTATTGATCGGATGCAACCGGTTTGCGCGCTACCTGTGTGATCAGATTCTCGACGAGATGACGCCCTACGAGATAATCGGCTTTCTCGACGACGATTGCGAGGTGCGCGAGTACCGCGGCTGTCCGGTACTCGGCCCCGCCGAACGCCTGGGCGAAATCGCCGCGCTCTACCCCTCCCTTGAAGCCGCGGTCGTGCTGCCCGACGCGACGCGCGAGCGGCAGGAAAGGATCATGGGACTGTGCGAACGACAACGCCTGCGCTGGTGGCTGATGCCGTCGCTCGCGAAGTGGCCCAACGGCGGCCTGCGGGTGGAAATGTTCGGCGTGGTGCCGCTCATCAGTCCACTCGGCTCGAATATCGAGGGCCTCAACTTCGCGCTCAAGCGCGCCTTTGACGTGGTCGCGGCAACGCTGATTCTCGCCGCCTCCGCGCCAGTGCTGGCCGTGGGCGCGCTCGCGATCCGCCTCTTCGACCCGGGCCCGATCCTGTTCCGCCAGACGCGCGTCGGAATACGCGGGCGGCTTTTCAACATGCTCAAGCTGCGCACGATGCGAGCGTCCGGCGACGACTCCTCGCATCGCGACTACGTGCGCCAATGGATCCGTCAGGGCGATGCTGCGGCGCGCAATGGCGACGGCGGCGATCGCGTGTTCAAGCTCACTAACGACCAGCGCGTGACCCTGGTCGGACGATGGCTGCGCCGCTTCAGCATCGACGAACTGCCGCAACTCATAAACGTGCTTCGCGGCGAGATGAGCCTCATCGGGCCGCGCCCCGCGCTGCCATACGAGCTGGAGCTCTACGAACCCTGGCATCTCCGGCGTCTGCAGGCGGCGCCTGGAATAACCGGCTTATGGCAGGTCAGCGGCCGCAATCGTCTTTCGTTCGACGAGATGGTCCGGCTTGACGTGGAATATATGCAGGGCTGGTCGTTTGCCGGCGATCTGCGAATCCTGGCGCGAACTGTTCCCGCGATGTTGCGCGGAGGCGGGGTATGA
- a CDS encoding oligosaccharide flippase family protein: MSNPSAPPAAQRREPRHSLWEAVARSVRDNVIAEFVVQGVRVGGFVVLARALRPEDFGIFRILLVVSVFATLSNDAGITDALVQRKELTAAHEATAWWLGMVAATCSVLILYAAAPAIAAAMGTPNLTGGERLLCLPILLDATTVVPASRLRRALNFTALAIADIAAEIGFIAVALLVLWRGMPAWALAGGLAARFAVHAIAIWIANPGFPRGLPRRQAAYDFAHFSIAAWGGRIIYVLSSNADYLLVGRLLGSSALGFYSMAWDVLRFVPDRLHRVAGRVTFPAFCILQDDREALSRAYLDFFDYMARVVLPLAACAAIAAPEILGTIYGPQWIPAALPMRLLAPGLALSGLRLGIGSVFFSKNRPVIDMYLHGVRLGFLVAAVLGLARFELLGVSAGMSVVEGVVSVIGQALACALLGLSFRKLAWSAMPALRLTALCALATIGGRTLAIFASSGGPTILLAAALPPALVYLWMERSNAMDLIAKAFVPSAGARPKASEAQA, translated from the coding sequence ATGAGCAATCCGTCCGCCCCGCCCGCTGCCCAGCGGCGAGAACCGCGTCATTCGCTCTGGGAGGCGGTCGCGCGCAGCGTGCGCGACAACGTAATCGCCGAGTTCGTAGTTCAAGGCGTGCGCGTGGGCGGCTTCGTGGTGCTGGCGCGCGCGCTCCGCCCCGAAGACTTCGGCATCTTCAGGATCCTGCTCGTAGTCAGCGTGTTCGCGACTCTCAGCAATGACGCGGGAATCACAGACGCGCTTGTGCAGCGCAAGGAGCTGACCGCGGCGCATGAAGCGACGGCCTGGTGGCTGGGCATGGTGGCAGCGACCTGCTCGGTCCTTATCCTGTATGCCGCCGCGCCTGCGATCGCGGCGGCCATGGGTACGCCGAATCTGACCGGTGGTGAACGGCTGCTCTGCTTGCCTATCCTGCTCGACGCAACCACGGTAGTCCCCGCTTCTCGCCTCCGGCGAGCGCTCAACTTTACCGCCCTCGCGATTGCGGATATCGCGGCGGAAATCGGCTTCATTGCGGTGGCCCTACTGGTGCTGTGGCGCGGGATGCCGGCGTGGGCATTGGCAGGAGGTTTGGCCGCGCGTTTCGCGGTGCACGCGATCGCAATCTGGATTGCGAATCCCGGATTTCCGCGCGGATTGCCGCGCAGGCAGGCAGCGTACGATTTCGCGCACTTCTCCATCGCCGCCTGGGGCGGCCGAATCATCTACGTCCTTTCCTCGAACGCGGACTACCTGCTCGTCGGGCGTCTGCTCGGGAGCTCGGCGCTCGGTTTCTATTCGATGGCGTGGGACGTGCTGCGCTTCGTACCCGACCGCCTGCATCGGGTCGCCGGACGCGTTACCTTTCCCGCCTTCTGCATCCTGCAGGACGACCGCGAAGCGCTCTCCCGCGCTTATCTCGACTTCTTCGACTACATGGCGCGGGTGGTGCTTCCGCTGGCGGCGTGCGCGGCGATCGCGGCCCCGGAAATCCTGGGCACGATCTACGGTCCGCAATGGATTCCCGCGGCGCTGCCGATGAGGCTGCTCGCGCCCGGCCTGGCGCTGAGCGGCTTGCGGCTCGGAATCGGCTCGGTCTTCTTCAGCAAGAATCGCCCGGTGATTGACATGTACCTCCATGGCGTGCGGCTGGGCTTTCTAGTCGCCGCGGTGCTGGGCCTGGCGCGATTCGAACTCCTGGGCGTGAGCGCCGGGATGAGCGTGGTCGAGGGCGTGGTGAGCGTTATTGGCCAGGCGCTCGCGTGCGCGCTGCTCGGATTGAGTTTCCGCAAGCTCGCGTGGTCCGCGATGCCGGCGCTGAGGCTCACTGCGCTGTGCGCGCTGGCAACGATCGGCGGAAGGACGCTCGCGATCTTTGCTTCGAGCGGCGGCCCGACAATCCTGCTCGCCGCGGCGTTGCCGCCGGCGCTCGTTTACCTCTGGATGGAGCGCTCGAACGCGATGGATCTCATCGCGAAAGCCTTTGTTCCGTCCGCTGGCGCGCGGCCCAAAGCGTCGGAGGCGCAAGCATGA
- a CDS encoding glycosyltransferase family A protein, giving the protein MKNYITITPARDEERLLPRLLVAMVAQTHKPGRWIVIDDGSSDRTGEILDQAARYHPWIQPEHLPRGRARAPGGESVIMRFLPRDAWEGYDAILRLDADLSFKPEFAELLLAELEKDPRLGIAGPTLYEIHGARWREVPAPSFHTRGAAKMYSTACFAAIGGLEAGLGWDTIDEVRAMMLGFGTRSFRQIRAYHHRPQGAAGGLWRGRKAAGRAAYNVGYSPLFLMARALRLALKWPPIIGGLGLAAGYLEGAMRHSPRPVSPALVRFVRRQQLRRLLLMESVWR; this is encoded by the coding sequence ATGAAAAACTATATCACCATAACTCCAGCCCGGGACGAGGAGCGGCTTCTCCCGCGACTGCTGGTTGCGATGGTTGCGCAGACGCACAAGCCCGGGCGCTGGATCGTAATCGACGACGGGTCGTCCGATCGCACTGGCGAGATTCTCGATCAAGCTGCGCGCTATCATCCGTGGATCCAACCGGAGCATCTGCCGCGCGGCCGCGCGCGCGCGCCGGGCGGCGAGTCGGTGATCATGCGCTTTCTGCCGCGCGACGCGTGGGAGGGCTACGACGCAATCCTCCGGCTGGACGCCGATTTGTCCTTCAAGCCTGAGTTTGCCGAGCTGCTGCTGGCGGAATTGGAAAAGGACCCGCGCCTGGGCATCGCCGGCCCGACCCTGTACGAAATCCATGGCGCGCGCTGGCGCGAGGTTCCCGCGCCGTCGTTTCACACCCGCGGCGCAGCCAAGATGTACTCGACCGCCTGCTTCGCGGCGATCGGAGGGCTGGAAGCCGGACTCGGCTGGGACACGATCGACGAAGTGCGTGCGATGATGCTCGGGTTTGGCACGCGCAGCTTTCGGCAGATCCGCGCCTATCATCATCGCCCGCAGGGCGCCGCCGGCGGGCTCTGGCGGGGACGCAAGGCGGCCGGCAGGGCGGCATATAACGTCGGCTATTCGCCGCTTTTCCTCATGGCGCGTGCGCTCAGGCTCGCGCTCAAGTGGCCGCCGATAATCGGCGGCCTCGGGCTTGCGGCGGGATACCTGGAGGGTGCGATGCGCCATTCGCCGCGGCCAGTCTCGCCGGCACTGGTCAGATTCGTGCGTCGTCAACAGCTACGCAGACTGCTCTTGATGGAGTCGGTATGGCGTTGA
- a CDS encoding glycosyltransferase family 4 protein gives MARFLLIAYTTYVHDGRVKRHAEALAERGDHVDVLCLDSGHNGTIGGVNVIGLKMPRYRGASRSSYMRSYLRFFAKASWAVVRLSWAKRYDVAIVCTMPDAAVLCALPARLRGSRIVLDIHDTMPELYQDKFGGRRGAIGAQLLMLEERTSAGCADTVLAVHALHRARLIRAGVPERKIRTVMNATNPALFSAAPAARKRADGKFVLACHGTVTHRLGLDIAIEAIALARTQVPGLRLMVIGDGDHLDAARRLVARRRLEGCVSFVNQVPIDELPSLLSEADAGLVPNRASNATHLMLPVKLLDYTALGVPAIAARLQTIEHYFGERAVRFFEPGDRDDLAGAIVELYRDPSRRAELARNARRAVERIGWPVQRAEYYSAVDALLRKPPAAESYGPERAA, from the coding sequence GTGGCCCGCTTTCTCCTCATTGCATACACGACCTATGTCCACGACGGCCGCGTTAAGCGTCACGCGGAGGCGCTGGCCGAACGCGGCGATCATGTCGACGTGCTCTGTCTGGACAGTGGCCATAACGGCACGATCGGCGGCGTCAACGTGATTGGCCTCAAAATGCCGCGCTATCGGGGCGCCAGCCGCTCCAGTTACATGCGCAGCTACCTTCGGTTTTTCGCTAAAGCCTCATGGGCGGTGGTACGGCTGAGCTGGGCGAAACGCTATGACGTCGCGATCGTTTGCACCATGCCTGACGCGGCTGTGCTGTGCGCGCTGCCGGCGCGATTGCGCGGCAGCAGGATCGTGCTGGACATCCACGACACGATGCCGGAGCTCTATCAGGACAAATTCGGCGGGCGGCGCGGGGCGATCGGCGCGCAGCTCTTGATGCTGGAGGAGCGCACCAGCGCAGGGTGCGCCGACACGGTGCTGGCCGTGCACGCGCTTCACCGCGCACGCCTCATCCGGGCGGGTGTCCCTGAGCGCAAGATCAGAACCGTGATGAATGCGACCAACCCTGCGCTTTTCAGCGCCGCGCCGGCGGCGCGCAAGCGCGCCGATGGAAAGTTCGTGCTGGCCTGTCACGGCACGGTGACACATCGGCTCGGACTGGATATCGCGATCGAAGCAATAGCGCTCGCGCGAACGCAGGTTCCCGGCCTGCGCCTGATGGTAATCGGCGATGGCGACCATCTCGACGCGGCACGCCGGCTCGTCGCGCGCAGGCGCCTCGAAGGATGCGTGAGCTTCGTCAACCAGGTGCCGATCGACGAACTGCCGAGCCTACTTTCCGAGGCTGACGCCGGGCTGGTGCCTAATCGCGCAAGCAACGCGACGCATCTGATGCTTCCGGTCAAGTTGCTCGACTACACGGCGCTCGGCGTTCCGGCGATCGCCGCACGCCTGCAGACTATCGAACACTATTTCGGCGAGCGCGCAGTGCGATTCTTCGAACCGGGAGATCGCGACGATCTGGCGGGAGCGATCGTCGAGCTCTACCGCGACCCGTCGCGGCGCGCCGAGCTTGCGCGCAACGCCCGCCGCGCCGTCGAAAGAATTGGATGGCCGGTCCAGCGCGCGGAATACTACAGCGCGGTCGACGCGCTGCTGCGCAAACCGCCAGCGGCGGAAAGCTACGGCCCGGAGCGTGCGGCGTGA
- a CDS encoding DUF262 domain-containing protein, producing the protein MNEDLAGNFGAKDENANHEAGYAYRVITVREAVERCVSGEWDIAEFQRQFVWRPSQVCALADSLWRNYPFGSLLLWRAQEEGNGERRVRWWIADGHQRLTSLCILSGREPIWFRRRAAESPRRMPPGFEPCFDAGADAAAAFVATRAGDAARDARLVPVSRLLALDPDEARGISELHKLVETLKTEKGCLGMDLAELYRRLSRVSMLDRRELAATLVWQERKHVLEIFARLNSRGMRFRRLLLKLAMEEIPTALRGARRG; encoded by the coding sequence ATGAACGAAGACCTTGCGGGCAACTTCGGAGCGAAGGATGAAAACGCAAACCACGAGGCTGGTTACGCGTACCGCGTTATCACGGTGCGCGAGGCGGTCGAGCGCTGCGTATCCGGCGAGTGGGACATTGCGGAATTTCAGCGGCAGTTTGTGTGGCGCCCCTCGCAGGTATGCGCTCTTGCCGACTCGTTGTGGCGCAATTATCCGTTCGGCTCGCTACTTCTATGGCGCGCACAGGAAGAAGGCAATGGCGAGCGCCGGGTGCGATGGTGGATCGCCGACGGCCATCAGCGCCTTACTTCTCTTTGCATCCTGTCCGGGCGCGAGCCGATCTGGTTCAGGCGCAGAGCAGCCGAATCTCCCCGGCGAATGCCGCCAGGATTCGAGCCCTGTTTCGATGCCGGCGCCGATGCGGCCGCGGCCTTCGTCGCCACGCGCGCAGGCGACGCAGCGCGCGATGCGCGATTGGTTCCAGTCAGCCGGCTGCTGGCGCTCGATCCGGATGAAGCACGCGGCATAAGCGAACTGCATAAACTCGTCGAGACCTTGAAGACCGAGAAGGGCTGCCTCGGGATGGACCTGGCGGAACTTTACCGGCGGCTAAGCCGAGTCAGCATGCTTGATCGGCGAGAGCTGGCGGCAACTCTGGTCTGGCAAGAACGCAAACACGTGCTCGAGATCTTCGCCCGGCTCAATAGCAGGGGAATGCGGTTTCGAAGGCTGCTGCTTAAACTCGCGATGGAAGAAATCCCGACCGCGCTTCGTGGAGCCCGCCGCGGTTGA